The proteins below come from a single Mangifera indica cultivar Alphonso chromosome 16, CATAS_Mindica_2.1, whole genome shotgun sequence genomic window:
- the LOC123199471 gene encoding uncharacterized protein LOC123199471 has translation MATVSAGALLSAIPLSLDSLHSPKFASRSLSNWCLKPLPPTFATNFSFKSRNIAFNESRFLVKATAEDLSADVGEVLGDVSIFTPAGEPVLFKDLWDQTQGVAVVALLRHFGCPFCWELALALKEAKATFDLAGVKLIAVGVGSPNKAQILAERVYNLLGLSYGISRTFFNPAKVLTRFGALQKAVENYTIKGTLDDIRGIFQQGVAVVALLRHFGCPCCWELASALKEAKATFDSASVKLIAVGVGSPNKAQILAERLPFPMDCLYADPDRKAYNLLGLYFGIGRTFFNPASAKVFSRLGALQKAVENYTIEATPDDRSGVLQQGGMFVFKGRDLLYAWRDEGTGDHAPLDDIFRICCKVPAS, from the exons ATGGCTACAGTTTCTGCGGGAGCTCTACTATCAGCCATACCTCTCTCTTTGGATTCACTTCACTCTCCCAAATTTGCTTCCCGTTCTCTTTCAAATTGGTGTCTCAAGCCTCTTCCTCCCACTTTCGCCACAAATTTCTCCTTCAAATCGAGAAACATTGCCTTCAATGAATCGCGTTTTCTTGTAAAAGCCACCGCAGAAGATTTATCCGCTGACGTCGGAGAGGTTTTAGGTGATGTCAGCATTTTCACTCCTGCCGGTGAGCCAGTGTTGTTCAAGGACCTCTGGGACCAGACCCAG GGAGTGGCTGTTGTTGCACTCTTGAGGCATTTTGGGTGCCCTTTCTG TTGGGAGCTTGCTTTGGCATTGAAAGAAGCCAAAGCAACATTTGACCTTGCAGGCGTGAAATTAATTGCAGTTGGTGTAGGTAGTCCGAATAAAGCTCAAATACTTGCTGAACGA GTATATAATCTGTTGGGCTTATCTTATGGTATTAGCCGCACATTCTTCAATCCG GCCAAGGTGTTGACAAGATTTGGGGCTCTGCAGAAAGCTGTAGAAAACTATACCATTAAAGGAACCCTAGATGATATAAGAGGAATATTTCAACAG GGAGTGGCTGTTGTTGCACTCTTGCGGCATTTTGGATGCCCTTGCTG TTGGGAGCTTGCTTCAGCATTGAAAGAAGCCAAAGCAACATTTGACTCTGCAAGCGTGAAATTAATTGCAGTTGGTGTTGGTAGTCCGAATAAAGCTCAAATACTTGCTGAACGG TTACCTTTTCCAATGGATTGCCTTTATGCTGATCCTGACCGCAAG GCATATAATCTGTTGGGCTTATATTTTGGTATTGGCCGTACGTTCTTCAATCCAGCAAGT GCTAAGGTATTCTCAAGATTAGGGGCTCTGCAGAAAGCTGTAGAAAACTATACCATTGAAGCCACCCCAGATGATAGAAGCGGTGTATTGCAACAG GGAGGGATGTTTGTATTCAAAGGAAGAGATTTGCTGTATGCATGGAGAGACGAAGGAACTGGTGATCATGCCCCTTTAGATGATATCTTTCGTATTTGCTGCAAGGTTCCTGCTTCATGA
- the LOC123199469 gene encoding RNA-binding protein 1-like, with product MDVSEKTKLFVGGVSKETTEETLRQHFSRFGEVEESLIIRDRFTGIARGFGFVTFTSPFMATEALRTQHFILGRKVDVKPANSKNDRLERSSVYGSDVKGYTQSSKKIFVGGLPHNLTEEEFKSYFECFGKITDVVIISDKENQRSRGFGFVTFDLEEAVDHVLQNSFYELKHKRVEVKRAEPKDRNENYVNYYDCYSTGLASGYSGYPGFQAQAYYDYSYLQNAYASPIASSTHALFGNPQFQYQHPPYYPPYYPHYYFGDGDMYRNSQHGGIGLYMNGQPGGTVDRTCLNGNLVEECESGTNNSIRVQSKANSSRNNSSNGEIEECESRSNNSIRCQGRGNLSGDNNGDSEIDGPAGLKDSLSDHQSEDIDSQQNGETDDVIVQKVVLQRQSSQSSC from the exons ATGGATGTCTCTGAGAAAACAAAGTTGTTTGTGGGGGGTGTCTCGAAAGAGACTACTGAAGAAACACTGAGGCAACACTTTAGTAGGTTCGGTGAAGTAGAAGAATCTTTGATTATCAGAGACCGCTTCACTGGCATTGCACGAGGGTTTGGTTTTGTTACATTTACCAGCCCTTTCATGGCTACAGAGGCCCTGCGAACTCAGCATTTTATTCTTGGGAGAAAG GTTGATGTTAAACCGGCAAACAGTAAAAATGATAGGCTGGAACGTTCAAGTGTTTATGGTAGTGATGTGAAAGGTTATACTCAATCTAGTAAGAAGATTTTTGTGGGAGGTTTGCCACATAACTTAACCGAAGAAGAGTTTAAAAGTTACTTTGAGTGTTTTGGTAAAATAACAGATGTGGTCATAATTTCAGACAAAGAAAATCAAAGATCAAGAGGCTTTGGTTTTGTCACATTTGATTTAGAGGAAGCTGTAGATCATGTGTTGCAGAATAGTTTTTATGAACTAAAACATAAAAGGGTTGAGGTTAAGCGAGCCGAGCCTAAAGATAGGAATGAGAATTATGTGAATTATTATGACTGTTATAGTACAGGTTTGGCTTCTGGTTATTCTGGCTATCCTGGCTTTCAAGCTCAAGCATATTATGATTACTCTTACCTTCAGAATGCATATGCTTCACCGATTGCTTCATCTACCCATGCTCTATTTGGGAATCCTCAGTTTCAATATCAACATCCGCCTTACTATCCTCCTTATTATCCTCATTATTACTTTGGTGATGGAGATATGTATAGGAATAGCCAACATGGTGGTATTGGACTATACATGAATGGTCAGCCAGGTGGAACTGTTGACAGGACTTGTCTTAATGGAAACTTGGTTGAAGAATGTGAAAGTGGTACTAATAACTCAATTAGAGTTCAAAGTAAGGCCAACTCAAGTAGAAATAACAGTAGCAATGGTGAGATTGAGGAGTGTGAGAGTCGTAGTAATAACTCAATTAGATGTCAGGGAAGAGGCAACTTAAGTGGAGATAACAATGGTGATAGCGAGATTGATGGTCCAGCAGGTTTGAAAGATAGCTTATCTGATCATCAAAGTGAAGATATAGATAGTCAACAAAATGGAGAGACTGATGATGTCATTGTTCAAAAAGTAGTGTTGCAGAGGCAATCATCCCAGAGTTCTTGTTGA